In the Aliarcobacter cryaerophilus genome, one interval contains:
- a CDS encoding YiiX/YebB-like N1pC/P60 family cysteine hydrolase, whose amino-acid sequence MIIRVVAILFLLIFASFEAKKFISKSKDDLSVENIKKEINLESGDIILKREDNELSNYLATFDSSGYSHIGLIIDTKYGLKVVHIDIDEKNDELQISDLNDFVNFSTKISVYRYKDRIDVKKLSDIINDLQKSNTKFDYDFYLNNDKFYSTELINYIYFKLFGEDLFTYLSSFYEKDEISINSIIKNPKLEKKFEIDFKF is encoded by the coding sequence ATGATAATTAGAGTTGTAGCAATACTTTTCTTACTAATATTTGCATCTTTTGAAGCAAAAAAATTTATTAGTAAAAGCAAAGATGATTTATCTGTTGAAAATATAAAAAAAGAGATAAATCTTGAAAGTGGAGATATTATTTTAAAAAGAGAAGATAATGAATTAAGCAATTATCTAGCAACTTTTGACTCTTCTGGTTATTCTCATATTGGACTTATTATTGATACAAAATATGGTTTGAAAGTCGTACATATAGATATTGATGAAAAAAATGATGAGTTACAAATATCAGATTTAAATGATTTTGTAAATTTCTCAACAAAAATTTCTGTTTATAGATATAAAGATAGGATAGATGTTAAAAAGCTATCAGATATTATAAATGATTTACAAAAATCAAATACTAAGTTTGATTATGATTTTTATCTAAATAATGATAAATTCTACTCTACAGAACTTATAAATTATATATATTTTAAACTTTTTGGTGAAGATTTATTTACATATTTAAGTAGCTTTTATGAAAAAGATGAAATTTCTATAAATAGTATTATAAAAAATCCAAAACTAGAAAAAAAATTTGAAATAGATTTTAAGTTTTAG
- a CDS encoding ATP-binding protein: MNSTFDYEKLKLFYIGKEKIDGQITPLVYQNKDLLTHAAIIGMTGSGKTGLGITLLEEAAIDAIPSIIIDPKGDMTNLLLNFPELNPSDFEPWLDDSEVSNSGGTKEELAIKVSNSYKEGIQRDFQDLSRVKKLKDSADFTIYTPGSSAGVQISILSSFKAPTIEILEDMELFSNIINSTVHSILSLIDNKSDETSKESILLASIFTNYFKEQKDLTLEELITLIVTPPFSKIGVFDLETFFPQSDRLKFALKINTIIASPSFSSWLEGESLDISKMLYSQSGKAKVNIFSIAHLNDSQRMFFVTILLNQILAWMRRQEGTTSLKALLYMDEIFGYFPPQANPPSKQPMLTLLKQARSFGIGVILSTQNPVDIDYKGLSNIGTWFIGRLQTKQDIEKVIDGLSSASENGLNKQELSLALGTLAKRNFIMKNINEESIKTFETRWALSYLKGPLSKDAIKKLMENKKNNSTKNLEEKNSEVNEPFIDVSKGKSKPIIVSNIKEKYSYSSQNNAYYMQGYLLFSCNVHYLYTLKNVDLKEHINFKIYLDEKASQINFDEREDVLTDTFDEKEKPNSFYYELPSFIQNEKELKLLERDFADYVYRNFKLTLYKNDTLKISSKQYESLDDFKIRIQDRLNEQIDEKIENLKQKFEKENTILEQKISKLFEKLKKEEQDSLSATTNSIISIGTSILGAFFGKSSKTAIVSKVATSSRGVSKALKERSDIKTVQGEIDALQSLQDGLEEKLKIEIEKINDEFNISKYTIEEFFIKPKRTDIYDIKIELLWQEQ; this comes from the coding sequence ATGAATAGCACTTTTGATTATGAAAAGTTAAAACTTTTTTATATTGGAAAAGAAAAAATTGACGGTCAAATCACACCTTTAGTTTATCAAAACAAAGATTTATTAACTCATGCAGCAATTATAGGAATGACAGGAAGTGGTAAAACAGGTCTTGGAATAACACTTCTAGAAGAAGCTGCTATTGATGCCATACCATCAATTATAATTGACCCAAAAGGAGATATGACAAATCTTCTGTTAAATTTTCCAGAATTAAATCCAAGTGATTTTGAACCTTGGTTAGATGATAGTGAAGTATCAAATAGTGGAGGAACAAAAGAAGAGTTAGCTATAAAAGTTTCAAATAGCTACAAAGAAGGAATACAAAGAGATTTTCAAGATTTAAGTAGAGTAAAAAAACTAAAAGATAGTGCTGATTTCACAATATACACTCCAGGAAGCAGCGCTGGAGTTCAAATATCAATTCTTTCATCTTTTAAAGCACCTACAATAGAGATTTTAGAAGATATGGAGTTGTTTTCAAATATTATAAACTCAACAGTACACTCAATCTTATCTTTAATAGATAATAAAAGCGATGAAACATCAAAAGAGTCAATTCTTTTAGCATCTATTTTTACAAATTATTTTAAAGAACAAAAAGATTTAACTCTAGAAGAGTTAATAACTTTAATAGTAACTCCACCTTTTTCAAAAATTGGAGTTTTTGATTTGGAGACTTTTTTTCCTCAAAGTGATAGACTAAAATTTGCACTAAAAATAAATACAATTATTGCAAGTCCATCTTTTAGTAGTTGGTTAGAAGGTGAGAGTTTAGATATATCAAAAATGTTATATAGCCAAAGTGGAAAAGCTAAAGTAAATATTTTTTCAATTGCACATCTAAATGACTCACAAAGAATGTTTTTTGTAACAATTTTACTAAATCAAATTTTAGCTTGGATGAGAAGACAAGAGGGAACTACCTCTTTAAAAGCCCTACTTTATATGGATGAGATTTTTGGATATTTTCCTCCTCAAGCAAATCCACCATCAAAACAACCAATGCTAACACTTTTAAAACAAGCAAGAAGTTTTGGAATAGGAGTTATTCTTTCAACTCAAAATCCTGTAGATATTGATTATAAAGGATTATCAAATATAGGAACTTGGTTTATAGGTAGACTTCAAACTAAACAAGATATAGAAAAAGTAATTGATGGTTTAAGTAGTGCTAGTGAAAATGGATTAAATAAACAAGAGTTGTCTTTAGCTTTGGGAACACTTGCGAAAAGAAACTTTATTATGAAAAATATAAATGAAGAGAGCATAAAAACTTTTGAAACTAGATGGGCACTATCATATTTAAAAGGTCCTTTAAGCAAAGATGCTATCAAAAAACTAATGGAAAATAAAAAAAACAACTCTACAAAAAACCTAGAAGAAAAAAATAGTGAAGTAAATGAACCATTTATTGATGTTTCAAAAGGGAAATCAAAACCTATAATAGTAAGCAATATAAAAGAAAAGTATAGCTATAGTTCTCAAAATAACGCTTACTATATGCAAGGATATCTACTATTTTCTTGTAATGTTCACTATCTTTATACTCTAAAAAATGTAGATTTAAAAGAACATATAAATTTCAAAATATATTTAGATGAAAAAGCTTCCCAGATAAACTTTGATGAAAGAGAGGATGTTTTAACTGATACTTTTGATGAAAAAGAGAAACCAAACTCATTTTACTATGAACTTCCTAGTTTTATTCAAAATGAAAAAGAGTTAAAACTTTTAGAGAGAGATTTTGCTGATTATGTATATAGAAATTTCAAATTAACTCTATATAAAAATGATACTTTAAAAATATCATCAAAACAGTATGAGAGTTTAGATGATTTTAAAATAAGAATACAGGATAGATTAAACGAACAAATTGATGAAAAAATAGAAAATCTAAAACAAAAATTTGAAAAAGAGAATACTATTTTAGAACAAAAAATATCAAAACTTTTTGAGAAACTAAAAAAAGAGGAGCAAGACTCTCTTAGCGCTACAACAAATAGTATAATATCTATTGGAACATCAATTTTAGGGGCTTTTTTTGGAAAATCTAGTAAAACAGCAATCGTTTCAAAAGTAGCTACAAGCTCAAGAGGTGTAAGCAAAGCTTTAAAAGAGAGAAGTGATATAAAAACCGTTCAAGGTGAAATAGATGCACTACAATCTTTACAAGATGGTTTGGAAGAAAAGTTAAAAATTGAAATAGAAAAGATAAATGATGAATTTAATATCTCAAAATATACAATAGAAGAGTTTTTTATAAAACCTAAAAGAACTGACATTTATGACATTAAAATAGAACTACTTTGGCAAGAGCAGTAA
- a CDS encoding ferredoxin-thioredoxin reductase catalytic domain-containing protein — protein MIKKIDINSLAFQNELENTKEFTKDVLKKYNFVFNPDDEVNLSVQMGLARNMLIYGKRYCPCFMVVENENENRLCPCLPALNSEIPKNGSCHCGIYCTKEKAHELLLNIDTKEAIATHFRGLTKKECEDLLSNYEINSIELEALLEARDEGAVNFCLVDTREWMEWVNIRIKGTDFLVPTTSFYNSLEQINDKKDIPIILYCHSGSRSAYCQRIMLNMGFSKVINLDYGIMSFGGETLRGEPK, from the coding sequence ATGATAAAAAAAATTGATATTAACTCTTTAGCTTTTCAAAATGAGCTTGAAAATACAAAAGAGTTTACAAAAGATGTATTAAAAAAATATAATTTTGTTTTTAATCCTGATGATGAAGTTAATTTATCTGTACAAATGGGATTAGCTAGAAATATGCTTATTTATGGAAAAAGATATTGCCCTTGTTTTATGGTAGTTGAAAATGAAAATGAAAATAGACTTTGTCCATGTTTACCAGCTTTAAATAGTGAGATACCAAAAAATGGAAGTTGTCACTGTGGAATTTATTGTACAAAAGAGAAAGCTCATGAATTGCTTTTAAATATTGATACAAAAGAGGCTATAGCTACTCACTTTAGAGGTTTGACAAAAAAAGAGTGTGAAGATTTGCTTAGCAATTATGAGATAAATTCTATAGAACTAGAGGCACTTTTAGAAGCAAGAGATGAGGGTGCTGTAAATTTTTGTTTAGTAGATACAAGAGAGTGGATGGAGTGGGTTAATATTAGAATAAAAGGAACTGATTTTTTAGTTCCAACAACTAGTTTTTATAACTCTTTAGAGCAGATAAATGATAAAAAAGATATACCTATAATATTGTATTGTCATAGTGGAAGTAGAAGTGCTTATTGTCAAAGAATAATGCTAAATATGGGTTTTTCAAAAGTTATAAATCTTGATTATGGAATTATGAGTTTTGGTGGTGAAACTTTAAGAGGTGAGCCAAAATAA
- a CDS encoding AI-2E family transporter, with the protein MKPAYFLMLLAFVLFYFLIELFDPFLKSISVAALLTIATNSMFLRINNKVKNRAFSTTIFTLAMTALFFLPILYCIISFATFFNQVDQQHLIQNLTEIKTMIIGFLGEFSFLNDFINKISSSVDIGKTVQQLVSFSASLGKNSAKFMIDMILILIFFFFFTLFSNQIATYLKNITPINNEDANILFNESSSVMSVVFYSILVTAIFQGFLFGAFLSSFGYDGLLLGVLYGFASLVPVIGGVIMWLPVALYEASTGTISNAIFIAVYSIIVISIIADTFIKPLIISYINKKIVKTPTKINSLIIFFAIVAGLGTFGFWGMIIGPAMVSLFVSTMQLLRKYIKEVETKSILE; encoded by the coding sequence TTGAAACCAGCATATTTTTTAATGCTTTTAGCATTTGTTCTATTCTATTTTCTAATAGAACTTTTTGACCCATTTTTAAAATCAATTTCAGTAGCAGCTTTGCTTACTATTGCTACAAACTCAATGTTTTTAAGAATAAATAATAAAGTAAAAAATAGAGCCTTTTCTACAACAATTTTTACTCTTGCAATGACAGCATTATTTTTCTTACCTATTTTATATTGTATAATCTCATTTGCAACATTTTTTAATCAAGTGGACCAACAACACCTAATACAAAATTTAACAGAGATAAAAACTATGATTATTGGCTTTTTAGGTGAATTTAGCTTCTTAAATGATTTTATAAATAAAATATCATCATCTGTGGATATAGGAAAAACAGTACAACAGCTTGTATCTTTTAGTGCATCTTTAGGTAAAAATAGTGCAAAATTTATGATTGATATGATTTTGATTTTAATCTTTTTCTTCTTTTTTACCCTATTTTCAAACCAAATTGCAACTTATCTAAAAAATATAACTCCTATCAATAACGAAGATGCAAATATATTATTTAATGAATCATCAAGTGTAATGAGTGTAGTTTTTTACTCTATTTTAGTAACTGCAATATTTCAAGGTTTTCTTTTTGGAGCTTTTTTGAGTAGTTTTGGTTATGATGGGCTTTTACTTGGAGTTTTATATGGTTTTGCATCTTTAGTTCCTGTTATTGGTGGAGTTATTATGTGGCTTCCGGTAGCTTTATATGAAGCAAGTACTGGAACCATATCAAATGCAATTTTTATAGCAGTTTACTCTATAATAGTTATTTCAATAATTGCAGATACTTTTATAAAACCGCTAATAATAAGCTACATAAATAAAAAAATAGTAAAAACACCTACAAAAATAAACTCATTGATCATCTTTTTTGCAATAGTTGCAGGACTTGGTACTTTTGGATTTTGGGGAATGATAATTGGACCTGCAATGGTGAGCTTATTTGTATCTACAATGCAACTTTTAAGAAAATATATAAAAGAGGTTGAAACTAAAAGTATTCTAGAATAA
- the ruvB gene encoding Holliday junction branch migration DNA helicase RuvB, with translation MQRLVEVETVSFEEESNEQSLRPSNWDDYIGQEKIKKNLRVFIDASRKRAEALDHILFYGPPGLGKTTLSYLISNEMSSNIKITAGPMIEKSGDLAAILTNLEEGDILFIDEIHRLSPAVEEILYPAMEDYRLDIIIGSGPAAQTVKIDLPRFTLIGATTRAGMLSNPLRERFGMHFRMQFYTEEELAKIIQKASIKLGIECEDDSSLEMSKRSRGTPRVALRLLRRVRDFSQVKGEKTILLNTCKYALDELGINENGFDEMDINLLELLISNRGRPMGLGTMAAALSEDEGTIEDAIEPYLLANGYIERTARGRVASVKTYEMFRLTPPQNKLDENNQGSLF, from the coding sequence GTGCAAAGATTAGTAGAAGTAGAAACTGTATCTTTTGAAGAAGAGAGTAATGAGCAAAGCTTAAGACCTTCAAATTGGGATGATTATATAGGTCAAGAAAAAATAAAAAAGAATTTAAGAGTTTTTATTGATGCTTCAAGAAAAAGAGCAGAAGCACTTGATCATATTTTATTTTATGGACCTCCAGGTTTAGGAAAAACTACCCTTTCATATCTTATTTCAAATGAGATGAGCTCAAATATAAAAATAACAGCCGGTCCTATGATAGAAAAAAGTGGTGATTTAGCAGCAATTTTAACAAATCTTGAAGAGGGAGATATTCTTTTTATAGATGAAATTCATCGTTTAAGTCCTGCTGTTGAAGAGATTTTATATCCAGCAATGGAAGATTATAGGCTTGATATAATAATTGGTTCAGGACCTGCTGCGCAAACTGTAAAAATAGATTTACCAAGATTTACTCTAATTGGTGCAACTACACGTGCTGGAATGCTTTCAAATCCACTAAGAGAGAGATTTGGAATGCATTTTAGAATGCAGTTTTATACAGAAGAAGAGCTAGCAAAAATTATTCAAAAAGCTTCTATAAAATTGGGAATTGAATGTGAAGATGACTCAAGCTTAGAGATGTCAAAAAGAAGTAGAGGAACACCTAGAGTTGCTTTAAGACTTTTACGAAGGGTTAGAGATTTTTCACAAGTAAAAGGTGAAAAAACTATACTTTTAAATACTTGTAAATATGCTTTAGATGAGCTAGGAATAAATGAAAATGGTTTTGATGAGATGGATATAAATTTACTTGAACTTCTTATATCAAATCGTGGAAGACCTATGGGATTAGGAACTATGGCAGCAGCTTTGAGTGAAGATGAGGGAACTATTGAAGATGCGATTGAGCCATATTTACTTGCTAATGGATATATAGAAAGAACTGCACGTGGAAGAGTTGCTAGTGTTAAAACATATGAAATGTTTAGATTAACTCCTCCTCAAAATAAATTAGATGAGAATAATCAAGGAAGCCTATTTTGA
- the panB gene encoding 3-methyl-2-oxobutanoate hydroxymethyltransferase, protein MSIIKHDFEKMNITKIKQTKNRQKLTVITAYDALFSNLFSKSADMILVGDSLNMSFMGQSDTLSATLDQMIYHTKAVCNGAKDAFVITDMPFATYINKDEALKNCAKVYQETLASAVKIEGGEDKADIIKHLTSNAIAVMGHIGLMPQYVRSEGGYKVRGKTKEDEEQLIRDAIAVEKAGAFAIVIEGVKSDVAKKITEAVNIPTIGIGAGNETDGQVLVWSDMLGFFEDFKPKFVRHYLNGAKLVKEAVNSYRDDVQTQNFPSKEEEY, encoded by the coding sequence ATGAGTATAATTAAACACGATTTTGAAAAAATGAATATAACAAAGATAAAACAGACAAAAAATAGACAAAAATTAACAGTTATAACAGCCTATGATGCCCTATTTTCAAACCTATTTTCAAAAAGTGCTGATATGATACTTGTAGGAGATAGCTTAAATATGAGTTTTATGGGGCAAAGTGATACATTAAGTGCAACTTTAGATCAGATGATTTATCACACAAAAGCTGTTTGCAATGGTGCAAAAGATGCTTTTGTTATAACTGATATGCCTTTTGCTACTTATATAAATAAAGATGAGGCATTAAAAAACTGTGCAAAAGTATATCAAGAAACACTTGCAAGTGCTGTAAAAATAGAAGGTGGAGAAGATAAAGCTGATATTATAAAGCATCTTACATCAAATGCTATTGCTGTTATGGGACATATTGGTCTTATGCCTCAATATGTAAGAAGTGAAGGTGGTTACAAAGTAAGAGGAAAAACAAAAGAAGACGAAGAGCAACTAATACGTGATGCAATAGCAGTTGAAAAAGCAGGAGCTTTTGCAATTGTTATTGAAGGTGTAAAAAGTGATGTTGCAAAAAAAATTACAGAAGCTGTAAATATTCCAACTATTGGAATAGGAGCTGGAAATGAGACAGATGGTCAAGTTTTGGTTTGGTCTGATATGTTAGGATTTTTTGAAGATTTTAAACCAAAATTTGTAAGACACTATTTAAATGGAGCTAAACTTGTAAAAGAAGCTGTAAATAGCTACAGAGATGATGTACAAACACAAAATTTTCCATCAAAAGAAGAAGAGTACTAA
- the trpA gene encoding tryptophan synthase subunit alpha, which translates to MKKLVGYITTSLPSNNFTVDLAYSLKDSGVDILELGVPFSDPVAEGPIIEKANLLALKNGFKINDLFEVSSKIAKDIDTLWMGYMNPFYHYGLENFLKKAEEFGVSGTVIPDLPYEMSQKYEPIFKKYNKSNITFVAPTTPKERIKTLVENSSKFIYMVAYAGITGSGREEDLSQIIENIREYSQTPLYIGFGIDKKTCKEKSKNLDGVIVGSAFVKHLLDDSLNNNEKIKKISSIAKEIKQKINE; encoded by the coding sequence TTGAAAAAATTAGTTGGATATATTACTACATCTTTACCAAGTAACAATTTTACAGTTGATTTGGCATATAGTTTAAAAGATAGTGGAGTTGATATTTTGGAGTTGGGTGTTCCTTTTTCAGATCCAGTTGCTGAAGGACCAATCATAGAAAAAGCAAATTTATTGGCTCTTAAAAATGGATTCAAAATTAATGATCTTTTTGAAGTTTCATCAAAAATTGCAAAAGATATTGACACTTTATGGATGGGATATATGAACCCATTTTATCACTATGGTTTAGAAAACTTTTTAAAAAAAGCAGAAGAGTTTGGAGTTTCTGGTACGGTAATTCCAGATTTACCATATGAAATGTCACAAAAATATGAACCAATTTTTAAAAAATATAATAAATCAAATATCACTTTTGTAGCCCCAACAACACCAAAAGAGAGAATAAAAACTCTTGTAGAAAACTCTTCTAAATTTATTTATATGGTTGCATATGCTGGAATTACTGGAAGTGGAAGAGAAGAAGATTTATCACAGATTATTGAAAATATTAGAGAGTATTCACAAACTCCACTATATATAGGTTTTGGAATAGATAAAAAAACTTGTAAAGAAAAATCAAAAAATCTTGATGGTGTTATTGTTGGAAGTGCTTTTGTTAAGCATCTTTTAGATGATAGTTTAAATAATAATGAAAAAATTAAGAAAATATCTAGCATAGCAAAAGAGATAAAGCAAAAAATTAACGAGTAG
- a CDS encoding arginyltransferase: protein MNFINPDLEFFEENRDCSYFEDQKSDMRYRFLNSCSIEEYQKKLERGWRRFGKIHFVPECKSCTKCVSMRIDVKNFQFSKSQKRVLNKNKDTKVFIRPPTVTKEHMDLYHKYHTIMQDKKDWKYVHIDHEDYIKSYVEGNTKYATEFLYLRDDELIGVALVDILPNAISSIYCFYDHDFEEFSIGKFSILTQINIAKELNIPYIYLGYWIDNHYSMGYKKEYMPFEVLKNRANLNEEPIWEKFIQ from the coding sequence ATGAATTTTATTAATCCTGATTTAGAGTTTTTTGAAGAGAATAGAGATTGTTCATATTTTGAGGATCAAAAATCAGATATGAGATATAGATTTTTAAACTCTTGCAGTATTGAAGAGTATCAAAAAAAGCTAGAAAGAGGTTGGAGAAGGTTCGGAAAAATACATTTTGTACCTGAATGTAAGAGTTGTACAAAATGTGTATCTATGAGAATTGATGTAAAGAATTTTCAGTTTTCAAAATCACAAAAAAGAGTTTTAAATAAAAACAAAGATACAAAAGTTTTTATAAGACCTCCAACTGTAACAAAAGAGCATATGGATTTGTACCATAAATATCATACTATTATGCAAGATAAAAAAGATTGGAAGTATGTACATATAGACCATGAAGATTATATAAAATCTTATGTTGAAGGAAATACAAAATACGCAACAGAGTTTCTATATCTTAGAGATGATGAGTTAATAGGTGTTGCTTTAGTAGATATTTTACCAAATGCAATATCTTCAATTTACTGTTTTTATGATCATGATTTTGAAGAGTTTTCTATTGGAAAGTTCTCTATTTTAACTCAAATAAATATTGCAAAAGAGTTAAATATTCCATATATTTATTTGGGATATTGGATAGATAATCACTATTCAATGGGGTATAAAAAAGAGTATATGCCTTTTGAGGTTTTAAAAAATAGAGCAAACTTAAATGAAGAGCCAATATGGGAAAAATTCATACAATAA
- the feoB gene encoding ferrous iron transport protein B → MNKTIKIALVGQPNVGKSMLINSISNSRLKVGNFSGVTVEKKEVIFKYKDYNIKIIDLPGSYSLENYSLEEKVVKNFLNQNEYDIILNVIDSTNLQRNLLLTSELLDLNKKMVIALNMSDEAKKENILINNEKLSSLLNTPCIKTSATKKDGIIELLEQIIKTFEEDKTTFKHSFTTHILNHDEILAKRFNFIKNLIQQCVKIEEIKEKTTTEKIDSILMNKFIGLPIFLFFMWGLFQLTFTLGEIPMDYIDTFFSSFIDLIKNIIGDNQLSSLLGDGVIAGVSAVVMFLPNILILFLGISLLEGTGYMSRVAFLLDGTFHKFGLHGKSFIPLVTGFGCSVPAYMAARTLKNERDKLLTLFIIGFMSCGARLPIYVLFVGAFFGSNNAGNILFVIYISGAILGLFAAKFLRAVVFKGKDEPFVMEMPKYRLPSLKLVYKEITNKAFMYLKKAGTFILAASILIWFMSNYPKYPNIEDEINQKIELAINDEVKKELQNELALYNLENSYLGKLGKFSEPFFAPLGFDWKMAVALEAGLAAKEVVVSTLSILYGLGESENPDEPTTTLVEKIKTNIPFEAAISFIVFVMIYLPCLAASMVFTKEAGGWKYLVYLFIFTTTTAWIMSFIAYNITKIVLA, encoded by the coding sequence ATGAATAAAACTATAAAAATAGCTCTTGTAGGTCAACCTAATGTTGGTAAGTCAATGCTTATTAACTCAATTTCAAATTCAAGATTGAAAGTGGGTAATTTTTCAGGTGTTACTGTTGAAAAAAAAGAGGTAATTTTTAAATATAAAGATTATAATATTAAAATTATTGATTTACCTGGTTCTTATTCTCTTGAAAACTACTCATTAGAGGAAAAAGTTGTAAAAAACTTTTTAAATCAAAATGAGTATGATATTATCTTAAATGTTATTGATTCAACAAATCTTCAAAGAAATCTTCTACTTACTAGTGAATTATTAGATTTAAATAAAAAAATGGTTATTGCACTAAATATGAGTGATGAAGCAAAAAAAGAGAATATTTTAATTAATAATGAAAAACTATCATCTCTTTTAAATACACCTTGTATAAAAACAAGTGCTACGAAAAAAGATGGAATTATAGAGCTTCTAGAACAAATTATAAAAACTTTTGAAGAAGATAAAACTACTTTTAAACACTCTTTTACCACACATATTTTAAACCATGATGAGATTTTGGCTAAAAGGTTTAATTTTATAAAAAACCTTATTCAACAATGCGTAAAAATTGAAGAGATTAAAGAAAAAACTACTACTGAAAAAATTGACTCAATTTTGATGAATAAATTTATAGGTCTTCCTATATTTTTATTTTTTATGTGGGGATTATTTCAGCTAACTTTTACCTTAGGAGAAATTCCTATGGACTATATTGACACTTTTTTTTCTTCATTTATAGATCTTATTAAAAATATAATTGGAGATAATCAACTCTCTTCACTTTTAGGAGATGGTGTAATAGCTGGAGTTAGTGCTGTTGTAATGTTTTTACCAAATATTTTGATTTTATTTTTAGGAATTTCGCTACTTGAAGGAACTGGCTATATGAGTAGAGTTGCTTTTTTACTAGATGGAACTTTCCATAAATTTGGACTTCATGGTAAATCATTTATTCCTCTTGTTACTGGTTTTGGTTGTAGTGTTCCAGCTTATATGGCAGCTAGGACTTTAAAAAATGAAAGAGATAAATTATTAACGCTATTTATTATTGGATTTATGTCTTGTGGTGCGAGATTACCTATTTATGTACTTTTTGTAGGTGCATTTTTTGGTTCTAATAATGCTGGAAATATTCTATTTGTAATCTATATTAGTGGCGCTATTTTGGGATTATTTGCTGCAAAATTTTTAAGAGCAGTAGTTTTTAAAGGAAAAGATGAGCCATTTGTTATGGAGATGCCAAAATATAGATTACCTTCACTAAAACTAGTTTACAAAGAGATTACAAACAAGGCTTTTATGTATCTAAAAAAAGCTGGTACATTTATATTAGCCGCTTCAATTTTAATATGGTTTATGAGTAACTACCCAAAATATCCAAATATTGAAGATGAAATAAATCAAAAAATAGAGTTAGCAATAAATGATGAAGTAAAAAAAGAGTTACAAAATGAGTTAGCTTTATACAATCTTGAAAACTCATATTTAGGAAAACTTGGAAAATTTAGTGAGCCTTTTTTTGCTCCTTTGGGGTTTGATTGGAAAATGGCTGTTGCACTTGAAGCTGGATTAGCTGCTAAAGAGGTTGTTGTTTCGACTCTATCTATTTTATATGGATTAGGAGAGAGTGAAAATCCAGATGAACCAACTACTACTTTAGTTGAAAAAATAAAAACAAATATTCCTTTTGAAGCTGCAATCTCATTTATAGTATTTGTAATGATTTATCTGCCTTGCTTGGCGGCTTCTATGGTATTTACAAAAGAAGCTGGAGGATGGAAATATCTTGTGTATCTATTTATTTTTACTACAACAACTGCTTGGATAATGTCATTTATAGCATATAACATTACAAAAATAGTATTAGCCTAA
- a CDS encoding FeoA family protein: MSLNDLDLQKKANIKAINCDDVLKKRLYSFGIIVGTEICVTAKSLAKKTIEIKINQSKVALRHSEAINIKVG, translated from the coding sequence ATGTCTCTAAATGACTTAGATTTACAAAAAAAGGCTAATATAAAAGCTATAAATTGTGATGATGTTTTAAAAAAAAGACTCTATTCTTTTGGAATAATTGTTGGAACTGAAATTTGTGTAACAGCAAAATCTTTAGCTAAAAAAACTATTGAGATAAAAATAAATCAATCAAAAGTTGCATTAAGACATAGCGAAGCTATCAATATTAAAGTTGGATAA
- a CDS encoding Fur family transcriptional regulator — MLNNYEEIIEELKKIVKQKGLKYTEQREIVLSILLHADGHLTAEEVYNQIKKDYPNSNVGIATVYRALSFLEEVELIASLNFGVDGKKYESNIKSHHDHLICTDCGKIVEFVDEEIEKRQEKIAKANKFKITDHSMQLYGICESCQ, encoded by the coding sequence ATGTTGAATAATTATGAAGAGATTATAGAAGAGTTAAAAAAGATTGTTAAGCAAAAAGGTCTTAAATATACTGAGCAAAGAGAGATTGTTTTAAGTATATTACTTCATGCAGATGGTCATTTAACTGCTGAAGAGGTTTACAATCAAATAAAAAAAGATTATCCAAACTCAAATGTTGGAATTGCAACTGTTTATAGAGCTTTAAGTTTTTTAGAGGAAGTCGAGCTTATCGCTTCACTTAATTTTGGTGTAGATGGAAAGAAATATGAGAGTAATATTAAATCTCATCATGACCATTTAATCTGTACAGACTGTGGAAAAATAGTTGAGTTTGTTGATGAAGAGATTGAAAAACGACAAGAAAAAATAGCAAAAGCAAATAAGTTTAAAATAACTGATCATTCAATGCAATTATATGGTATTTGTGAAAGTTGTCAGTAA